Proteins encoded in a region of the Lepidochelys kempii isolate rLepKem1 chromosome 24, rLepKem1.hap2, whole genome shotgun sequence genome:
- the LOC140902501 gene encoding chemerin-like receptor 1, which produces MEFLQILFLVLSGVAFLAGVPLNGYILFLTTCRVERTANAVWFWSWAMTDFIFIIFLLLRFTSIFILDLNWAKMLSSTVTSFHMFSNAFLLTALSIDRYILVTCPRWTQNHRTPILVFRLIMGMWVLSAGFSLRYGDLWESMLSPANIRMNFQLDEGRVKAAIAIQFLVGFLIPFALILIPTIYIILAAKLRRNRLIQSTKPLKILLGLIPTFFLCWLPYHIFSFLQISATYPLHLLDIGSTFACVLTYFSSCLNPIFYLTMEEEFLRYQQHTLSPQTTDNSESELAE; this is translated from the coding sequence ATGGAGTTCCTCCAAATTCTCTTCCTGGTCCTGAGTGGTGTGGCCTTCCTTGCCGGGGTGCCATTGAATGGCTACATCCTCTTCCTCACCACCTGCCGTGTGGAGAGAACGGCCAACGCCGTGTGGTTCTGGAGCTGGGCCATGACAGATTTCATCTTCATCATCTTCCTGCTCCTCAGATTCACCTCCATCTTTATCCTGGACTTAAACTGGGCCAAGATGCTGAGCAGCACTGTCACTTCCTTCCATATGTTCTCCAACGCCTTTCTCCTCACGGCCCTCAGCATCGATCGCTATATCCTTGTGACATGCCCGCGGTGGACTCAGAACCACCGCACACCCATCCTGGTTTTCAGGTTGATTATGGGCATGTGGGTCCTGTCTGCTGGTTTCAGCTTGCGGTACGGTGATCTCTGGGAGTCCATGCTCTCACCTGCCAACATCCGCATGAATTTCCAACTGGATGAAGGGAGGGTGAAGGCTGCCATTGCGATCCAGTTCCTGGTTGGGTTTCTGATCCCATTCGCCTTGATCCTGATCCCAACCATCTACATCATTCTAGCTGCCAagctgagaaggaacaggctGATCCAGTCCACCAAGCCACTAAAGATCCTTCTTGGCTTGATCCCGACTTTTTTCCTCTGCTGGCTGCCATATCACATCTTCTCCTTTCTGCAGATCTCAGCAACTTACCCTCTACATCTTCTGGACATAGGAAGCACTTTTGCTTGTGTCCTGACATATTTCAGCAGCTGCCTCAACCCCATCTTCTACCTCACCATGGAGGAAGAGTTTCTGAGGTACCAGCAACATACATTAAGCCCCCAAACCACTGACAACTCAGAGTCGGAGCTGGCTGAATAG